The Devosia sp. A16 genome includes a window with the following:
- a CDS encoding nucleotidyltransferase family protein, translated as MPDRTAALVLAAGLSTRFGGDKLLHPYAGKPLAAYVADTLAPMPFGWRIAIVPPAPSPRRALFAERGFELVTNSEPREGMGSSLALGAQHAMELGATALLVCLADMPNVTGAHLTALLAACGDGDAVATGFEGSRGPPVVFSSRLFPELAAISGDRGAKHLLAGATLIEAPPGLPRDFDTRGDFDEQ; from the coding sequence GTGCCTGACCGCACCGCCGCCCTCGTCCTCGCGGCTGGCCTCTCGACCCGCTTCGGCGGCGACAAGCTGCTGCACCCCTATGCGGGCAAACCGCTGGCCGCGTATGTCGCCGATACGCTCGCGCCCATGCCGTTCGGCTGGCGCATCGCCATCGTGCCGCCGGCGCCGTCGCCACGAAGGGCGCTGTTCGCCGAACGCGGCTTCGAGCTGGTCACCAATTCCGAACCGCGGGAAGGCATGGGGTCGTCCCTGGCGCTCGGCGCGCAACATGCGATGGAGCTGGGTGCCACCGCGCTGCTGGTCTGCCTCGCCGACATGCCCAACGTTACCGGCGCGCACCTGACGGCGTTGCTTGCCGCCTGCGGTGATGGCGACGCGGTGGCCACCGGTTTCGAAGGTTCACGCGGACCGCCAGTGGTGTTCAGCAGTCGGCTGTTCCCCGAGCTCGCGGCAATCTCCGGCGACCGTGGCGCGAAGCACCTGCTCGCCGGCGCCACACTCATTGAGGCGCCACCTGGTCTGCCGCGGGATTTCGACACGCGCGGGGATTTCGACGAGCAATGA
- a CDS encoding xanthine dehydrogenase family protein molybdopterin-binding subunit has product MIGQGVIGQPISRTDGPIKVTGLAAYSAERQEAGPTLHGFILGAGIGKGRVARIDIAAAQAAPGVRLVWTHENAPEQGPAEGIEGDMMDRTRPELASDRIDYYGKPIALVVAESFEEARAAAGLIDVEYEVEPGAFALGGFGPDLDWRRPSRAGDIDAAMREGPVTVEETYSTPYHFSQPMELHACIADWRDGSLHLFLTAQMVNQLATGLGKTLRIDPSLISIDSAYVGGGFGSKIVLHCEAVLASMATMALKQPVKLMLTRRQVFTLVGHRPASISRVRLAATPDGRLTALGHDALIQVRTDDAWDEGVSAVGKALYAAPNRLTRQAHQALDVQPGEPVRGPGELPGLMVLESAMDELADKLGIDPVELRLRNDTYIDPDKRLPLSGRRLADCLREGAEQFGWRDRPTKPASRRDGRWLVGYGVASSMRGHYQTSAEVLVRIDPDGLVIVRSDMTDIGTGTYTIVAQVVAEALGVPMSQIKVELAHTKHPKGNGAGGSWGAANTTVAADRACAALRARIALVAGTGYNDIFAEVRRHFPEGIEETGKTLDNSEDPNYRTHAQYTYGASFAEVGVDVDTGEVRLRRMLGVFAAGRILNAKTARSQLIGGMIWGVSAALQEAGALDPRHGHWVNGDFAEYLIPTHADIPAIDAIMLEDFDDKANHLGVKGIGELGAGGTGGSVANAVYNATGVRVRDFPITLAKLLPGLPG; this is encoded by the coding sequence ATGATCGGGCAGGGGGTTATCGGCCAACCGATCAGCCGCACCGACGGGCCGATCAAGGTCACCGGACTTGCCGCCTATTCGGCCGAACGGCAGGAGGCCGGGCCGACGCTCCATGGCTTCATCCTCGGCGCCGGCATCGGCAAGGGTCGGGTGGCGCGGATCGATATCGCCGCCGCACAGGCGGCGCCGGGGGTGCGACTGGTGTGGACGCATGAGAATGCGCCCGAGCAGGGGCCGGCCGAGGGCATCGAAGGCGACATGATGGACCGGACCCGGCCCGAACTCGCCAGCGACCGCATCGACTATTACGGCAAGCCGATCGCCCTGGTGGTGGCGGAGAGCTTTGAAGAGGCGCGGGCGGCGGCCGGGCTGATCGACGTCGAGTACGAGGTCGAACCCGGGGCGTTTGCGCTCGGCGGGTTCGGACCGGATCTCGACTGGCGGCGGCCCTCGCGGGCAGGCGATATCGACGCGGCGATGCGAGAGGGGCCGGTGACGGTCGAGGAGACCTACAGCACGCCTTACCATTTCTCGCAGCCGATGGAGTTGCACGCCTGTATCGCCGACTGGCGGGACGGGAGCCTGCATCTCTTCCTGACGGCGCAGATGGTCAACCAGCTGGCCACCGGGCTGGGCAAGACGCTCCGCATCGATCCGAGCCTGATCAGCATCGACAGCGCCTATGTCGGCGGCGGCTTCGGCTCGAAGATCGTGCTGCATTGCGAAGCGGTGCTGGCCTCGATGGCGACGATGGCGCTCAAGCAGCCGGTGAAGCTGATGCTGACCCGGCGGCAGGTTTTCACGCTCGTCGGGCACCGGCCGGCTTCGATCAGCCGGGTGCGGCTCGCCGCGACGCCGGACGGGCGGCTGACCGCCCTCGGCCATGATGCGCTGATCCAGGTGCGCACAGACGACGCCTGGGACGAAGGCGTCTCGGCGGTGGGCAAAGCCCTCTATGCCGCCCCCAACCGGCTGACCCGGCAGGCGCACCAGGCGCTCGATGTGCAGCCGGGCGAGCCGGTGCGCGGTCCGGGCGAGTTGCCCGGGCTGATGGTGCTGGAATCGGCGATGGACGAGCTGGCCGACAAGCTCGGCATCGACCCGGTCGAGCTGCGGCTCCGCAACGACACCTATATCGATCCGGACAAGCGGCTGCCGCTGAGCGGGCGACGGCTGGCCGATTGCCTGCGCGAAGGGGCCGAGCAGTTCGGCTGGCGCGACCGGCCGACGAAACCGGCAAGCCGTCGGGACGGCCGCTGGCTCGTCGGCTATGGCGTCGCCTCGTCGATGCGCGGGCACTACCAGACGTCGGCCGAAGTACTGGTGCGGATCGATCCGGATGGATTGGTGATCGTCCGCTCCGACATGACCGATATCGGCACCGGCACCTACACGATCGTGGCGCAGGTGGTGGCCGAAGCGCTGGGCGTGCCGATGAGTCAGATCAAGGTGGAGCTGGCCCACACCAAACACCCCAAGGGCAACGGCGCCGGTGGCTCGTGGGGCGCGGCGAACACCACCGTCGCCGCCGACCGGGCCTGCGCCGCACTGCGGGCGCGAATCGCCCTCGTGGCGGGGACGGGATACAACGACATCTTCGCCGAAGTGCGCCGGCATTTCCCCGAGGGGATCGAGGAAACCGGCAAGACGCTGGATAATTCCGAGGACCCGAACTACCGCACCCACGCGCAATACACCTATGGCGCCTCGTTCGCCGAGGTCGGGGTGGATGTCGATACCGGCGAAGTGCGATTGAGGCGCATGCTCGGGGTGTTCGCCGCCGGACGGATCCTCAACGCCAAGACGGCGCGGTCGCAGCTGATCGGCGGGATGATCTGGGGCGTCAGCGCCGCGCTGCAGGAAGCGGGCGCGCTCGATCCCCGCCATGGTCATTGGGTGAATGGGGACTTCGCCGAGTACCTGATCCCGACCCACGCCGATATCCCCGCGATCGACGCCATCATGCTCGAGGATTTCGACGACAAGGCCAACCACCTTGGGGTGAAGGGGATCGGCGAACTGGGGGCCGGCGGCACCGGGGGATCGGTGGCCAACGCGGTGTACAATGCCACAGGGGTGCGGGTACGGGATTTTCCGATCACGCTGGCGAAGCTGTTGCCGGGGTTGCCGGGGTAG
- a CDS encoding FAD binding domain-containing protein has protein sequence MKPFSYQRVASAAEAVEAAAARPGARFIAGGTNLLDLMKLGIEAPEHLIDVNRLGLDTIEPTAEGGLRIGALVRNADLAADRRVRRDYAVLARALVSGASGQLRNKATTAGNLMQRTRCPYFYNTDMPCNKRRPGSGCAAIGGLSHNLAVLGVSNACIASHPSDMCVALRALDATVETVGKGGRSRSIPIAEFHRLPGDMPDVETALEPGELITAITLPAPVGGVQLYRKVRERASYAFANVTVALVAREGQIVRLAFGGLAPKPWRVTAAEGGADADHAADLALAGATPTQDNAYKLPLARRTLKATLAQATEAAR, from the coding sequence ATGAAGCCGTTCAGCTACCAGCGGGTGGCGAGCGCGGCCGAGGCGGTGGAGGCCGCGGCAGCAAGGCCGGGAGCACGGTTCATTGCCGGCGGCACCAATCTCCTCGACCTGATGAAGCTCGGAATCGAAGCGCCTGAGCATCTGATCGACGTCAACCGGCTCGGGCTCGATACGATCGAGCCGACGGCGGAGGGCGGCCTGCGGATCGGCGCCCTGGTGCGCAATGCCGACCTGGCGGCGGACCGGCGGGTGCGGCGCGACTACGCGGTGCTGGCGCGGGCGCTGGTCTCGGGCGCGTCGGGGCAGCTGCGCAACAAGGCGACCACGGCGGGCAACCTGATGCAGCGCACGCGGTGCCCGTATTTCTACAATACCGACATGCCCTGCAATAAGCGGCGCCCGGGCTCGGGCTGCGCGGCCATTGGCGGCCTCTCGCACAACCTCGCGGTGCTCGGGGTGAGCAATGCCTGCATCGCCAGCCACCCCTCGGACATGTGCGTGGCGCTTCGGGCGCTCGACGCAACGGTCGAGACAGTCGGTAAGGGCGGGCGGTCACGGTCGATTCCGATTGCCGAGTTTCATCGGCTGCCGGGGGACATGCCGGATGTCGAGACGGCGCTCGAACCGGGTGAATTGATCACCGCGATAACGCTGCCCGCGCCGGTCGGCGGGGTGCAGCTCTACCGCAAGGTGCGCGAGCGGGCCTCCTATGCCTTCGCCAATGTCACGGTGGCGCTGGTGGCGCGTGAGGGGCAGATCGTGCGGCTGGCCTTTGGCGGGCTGGCGCCAAAGCCCTGGCGGGTCACGGCGGCGGAAGGGGGAGCGGACGCCGACCATGCCGCGGACCTGGCGCTGGCAGGTGCGACGCCAACCCAAGACAATGCCTACAAGCTGCCGCTGGCGCGGCGGACGCTGAAGGCGACGCTGGCGCAGGCGACGGAGGCGGCGCGATGA
- a CDS encoding 2Fe-2S iron-sulfur cluster-binding protein, which yields MSATPRLPVTLSVNGETHTLMLDPRVTLLDALREHLTLTGTKKGCDQGQCGACTVLVNGRRINSCLSLAVMHEGDAISTIEGLGTPEALHPMQAAFVEHDGFQCGYCTPGQILSSLAVIEEIGAGVPSHVTGDLDAPIPLSDAEIRERMSGNLCRCAAYPNIIAAIRDYLGEGA from the coding sequence ATGTCTGCAACGCCTCGCTTGCCGGTGACGCTGAGCGTCAACGGCGAAACCCATACGCTTATGCTCGATCCGCGGGTCACCCTGCTCGATGCGTTGCGCGAGCACCTCACGCTCACCGGCACCAAGAAGGGCTGCGACCAGGGGCAGTGTGGGGCCTGTACGGTGCTGGTGAACGGGCGGCGCATCAACAGCTGCCTGAGCCTCGCGGTGATGCATGAGGGCGACGCCATTTCGACCATCGAAGGGCTGGGGACGCCCGAGGCGCTGCATCCGATGCAGGCGGCGTTTGTCGAACATGACGGCTTCCAGTGCGGCTATTGCACGCCGGGGCAGATCCTCTCGTCGCTGGCGGTGATCGAAGAAATCGGGGCCGGGGTGCCGAGCCATGTCACCGGCGATCTCGACGCGCCGATCCCGCTGAGCGACGCAGAAATTCGCGAGCGGATGAGCGGCAATCTCTGCCGCTGCGCCGCCTATCCCAACATCATCGCCGCGATCCGCGACTATCTGGGAGAGGGCGCATGA
- a CDS encoding DUF5107 domain-containing protein, whose amino-acid sequence MTKTKITRTWRHLPMSHLGGPSTLPRFRWQQPTIDKNTPPNRGLTDEENAHGFNWGKDSILPYRVYDDYDRSQEPGEMPLVTLENSRLRVAVAPQYGGRLMELHDKRLGRDLVFTNPVFQPANLAALNAWFSGGIEWNGLIPGHTPFTTAQVFAGSIETERGPVLRLYEFDRIVEATWQIDLFLNDDDDRLYVHGRIVNSTDAVKLAYWWTNVAAPMSKGMRVLAPADYSIEHVLPNNELARFPFPDPDRFDGSYPDKWRDSTSVFFRKPDAERLFIAGLDADGVGLAQTATSALKGRKFFYFGTGAGGQQWMDYLARPGEGDYIEIQSGIAPTQNQRFELAPNSEVHWTEVYGALSVDPKDVHADYQHAVGAAGKAIDARFPAAELADIDAFLTTVSRQPLTERLSDGSPWGARQEKLTGKPLAQGLDFAVPHPTDCWDELATAGRFSDASLKRVPADFAVSPIWVAALERSRDKQGETWLHALLLGIATLDNGDRDAARALFERSIAQKPTWLGRRQRALVTSDPDAADRDYLAAWASGDAPPALAAEIVSLLVKHGRLERLRAFASGLPASALTDERVHLGRAMVAASEGDFDLLERLLDRHFATVREGETLLDELWVALQRGRLHQALKRAPSPAELAERLKQHPVPAHLNFRMRAVDEVK is encoded by the coding sequence ATGACCAAGACCAAGATCACCAGAACGTGGCGCCATTTGCCGATGTCGCACCTGGGCGGGCCGAGCACCCTGCCGCGCTTCCGCTGGCAGCAGCCGACCATCGACAAGAACACCCCGCCAAATCGCGGCCTCACCGACGAGGAAAACGCCCACGGCTTCAACTGGGGCAAGGATTCGATCCTGCCCTATCGCGTCTACGACGATTACGACCGCTCGCAGGAGCCTGGCGAAATGCCGCTGGTGACGCTGGAAAACAGCCGGCTGCGCGTTGCCGTAGCGCCGCAATATGGCGGCCGCCTGATGGAGCTGCACGACAAGCGGCTCGGGCGCGATCTGGTGTTCACCAATCCGGTATTCCAGCCGGCCAATCTCGCGGCGCTCAACGCCTGGTTCTCCGGCGGTATCGAGTGGAACGGCCTGATCCCCGGCCACACCCCGTTCACCACCGCCCAGGTGTTTGCCGGCAGCATCGAGACCGAACGCGGCCCGGTGCTCAGGCTTTACGAGTTCGACCGCATCGTCGAAGCCACCTGGCAGATCGACCTGTTCCTCAACGATGACGACGACCGGCTCTATGTGCATGGCCGCATCGTCAACAGCACCGATGCGGTGAAACTCGCCTATTGGTGGACCAATGTCGCCGCGCCGATGAGCAAGGGGATGCGTGTCCTCGCTCCCGCCGATTACTCGATCGAGCACGTGCTGCCCAATAACGAGCTGGCGCGTTTCCCCTTCCCCGATCCCGACCGCTTCGACGGCTCCTATCCGGACAAATGGCGCGATTCCACCTCGGTGTTTTTCCGCAAGCCCGATGCGGAGCGGCTGTTCATTGCCGGGCTCGATGCCGATGGCGTCGGCCTCGCGCAGACCGCCACCTCGGCGCTCAAGGGCCGAAAGTTCTTCTATTTCGGCACCGGCGCCGGCGGCCAGCAGTGGATGGATTACCTGGCCCGGCCGGGTGAGGGCGACTACATAGAGATTCAGAGCGGCATCGCTCCGACGCAGAACCAGCGCTTCGAACTCGCGCCCAACAGCGAAGTGCACTGGACCGAGGTCTATGGTGCGTTGAGCGTCGACCCCAAGGATGTCCATGCCGACTACCAGCACGCCGTCGGCGCGGCCGGCAAAGCCATCGACGCCCGCTTCCCTGCCGCCGAACTCGCCGATATCGATGCCTTCCTTACGACGGTGTCACGCCAGCCGTTGACCGAGCGCCTTAGCGACGGTTCGCCCTGGGGTGCGCGCCAGGAAAAGCTCACCGGCAAGCCGCTCGCCCAGGGCCTCGATTTCGCCGTGCCGCACCCGACCGATTGCTGGGATGAGCTCGCGACCGCCGGCCGCTTCTCGGACGCCAGCCTCAAGCGCGTTCCGGCCGATTTCGCCGTCTCGCCCATCTGGGTGGCGGCGCTCGAACGGAGCCGCGACAAGCAGGGCGAGACCTGGCTTCATGCCCTGCTGCTCGGCATCGCCACGCTCGACAATGGAGATCGCGACGCGGCGCGCGCCCTGTTCGAACGCTCCATCGCGCAAAAACCCACCTGGCTCGGCCGTCGCCAGCGGGCGCTGGTCACCAGCGACCCCGATGCCGCCGACCGCGACTATCTCGCCGCCTGGGCCAGCGGCGACGCGCCGCCGGCGCTCGCCGCAGAGATCGTCAGCCTCCTGGTCAAGCACGGCCGGCTCGAGCGGCTCCGCGCCTTTGCCTCGGGCCTCCCCGCCTCGGCGCTCACCGACGAGCGCGTGCATCTCGGCCGCGCCATGGTGGCGGCATCGGAGGGGGATTTCGACCTGCTCGAACGGCTGCTCGATCGCCACTTCGCCACGGTGCGCGAAGGCGAGACCCTGCTCGATGAGCTGTGGGTGGCGCTGCAACGCGGCCGCCTGCATCAGGCGCTGAAGCGCGCCCCCTCGCCGGCCGAGCTGGCCGAGCGGCTCAAGCAGCACCCGGTGCCGGCGCATCTCAACTTCCGCATGCGGGCCGTCGACGAGGTGAAGTGA
- a CDS encoding ROK family protein: protein MTDALFPPTDLDRWATTREIRRQPAIWRNFGPRLAGIAAEIKAWIAERRPDEIWFCGAGTSAFIGETLASYLNTAPGPIRFRAIPSTDLIAAPRNYLRPGVKLLVVSFGRSGNSSETIGTLDLLAAHAPEADRLHITCNARSALARTDNVGPGELRTIVLPPETDDSGFAMTSSYTTMLLTALAVFDPAPPAAVAELMARLADGAEALLAGQLDRLIALPRPERAVFLGSGPLTGSSRESALKVLELAAGQIPTSWDSTLGFRHGPKAITNAKTRVFVLLSSDPHTRRYDTDLATEVAAQFGPDVVLRLGDPAAGADIPVPSVGNDAWSSALYVMVAQLLSVIWSHKLGLTVDNPFASGNLTRVVAGVKLYPLPESGPQVFGALDVGGTKIEARLFDSRLDVLQRQRFPTAKGSYEELLQALQGAVGWLDQAAGSKVALGVGLPGLIDPATGISMTSNAPATGHTLSTDLSARIGRTIPVENDCKCFALSEANGGAGAGYRTVFGLILGTGVGGGVTVDGKLVVGHNGLPGEVGHFGLPAELVQRHNLPVLACGCGRTGCYETLLSGPGMGRIARHLAGEDADSAAIVARAASGDTAMRQVLEVWFDILGELIHTIQLTIDADCVVIGGGLSNIEGLATELSRVFAPKMLPGVRQPAFATARFGDASGVRGAAMLVAGARK from the coding sequence ATGACCGACGCCCTGTTCCCCCCGACTGATCTCGACCGCTGGGCCACCACCCGCGAGATCCGGCGCCAGCCGGCGATCTGGCGCAACTTCGGCCCACGCCTTGCGGGCATCGCCGCCGAGATCAAGGCCTGGATCGCCGAGCGCCGGCCGGACGAGATCTGGTTCTGCGGCGCCGGCACCTCGGCCTTTATCGGTGAAACGCTGGCGAGCTATCTCAATACCGCGCCCGGCCCGATCCGCTTCCGCGCCATTCCCTCGACCGACCTCATCGCCGCGCCGCGCAACTACCTGCGCCCCGGCGTAAAGCTCCTCGTGGTGTCGTTCGGTCGCAGCGGCAACAGTTCCGAGACCATCGGCACGCTCGACCTGCTCGCCGCGCACGCGCCGGAAGCCGATCGCCTGCACATCACCTGCAATGCCCGGAGCGCGCTGGCCCGCACCGACAATGTCGGACCGGGGGAACTCCGCACCATCGTCCTGCCGCCCGAAACCGACGACAGCGGCTTTGCCATGACGTCGAGCTACACCACCATGCTGCTGACGGCGCTCGCCGTATTCGACCCCGCCCCGCCGGCGGCGGTTGCCGAGCTCATGGCCCGGCTGGCCGATGGCGCCGAGGCGCTGCTCGCAGGGCAGCTGGATCGGCTGATCGCCTTGCCCCGGCCGGAACGCGCCGTGTTCCTGGGCTCCGGCCCGCTCACCGGCTCGTCGCGCGAAAGCGCGCTGAAGGTGCTGGAACTGGCAGCCGGCCAGATCCCCACCTCGTGGGATTCGACCCTCGGGTTCCGCCATGGCCCCAAGGCCATCACCAACGCGAAGACCCGGGTCTTCGTGCTGCTCTCCTCCGATCCCCACACCCGTCGCTACGATACCGATCTCGCCACCGAGGTGGCGGCGCAGTTCGGCCCCGATGTGGTGTTGCGGCTCGGCGACCCAGCCGCCGGCGCCGATATTCCGGTGCCCTCGGTCGGCAATGACGCCTGGTCGTCGGCGCTCTACGTCATGGTGGCGCAGCTCTTGTCGGTGATCTGGTCGCACAAGCTCGGGCTGACCGTCGACAACCCCTTCGCCTCGGGCAACCTCACCCGCGTCGTCGCCGGGGTGAAGCTCTATCCGCTGCCGGAGAGCGGACCTCAGGTGTTCGGCGCCCTCGATGTCGGCGGCACCAAGATCGAGGCGCGGCTGTTCGACAGCCGGCTCGACGTGCTTCAGCGTCAGCGCTTCCCCACCGCCAAGGGCAGTTACGAAGAACTGCTGCAGGCGCTGCAGGGCGCCGTCGGCTGGCTCGACCAGGCGGCCGGCAGCAAGGTGGCGCTCGGCGTCGGCCTCCCCGGGCTGATCGATCCGGCCACCGGCATCTCGATGACCTCGAACGCGCCGGCCACCGGCCATACCCTCAGCACCGACCTCTCGGCCCGCATCGGCCGCACCATCCCGGTCGAGAACGACTGCAAGTGTTTCGCCCTCTCCGAAGCCAATGGCGGCGCCGGCGCCGGCTATCGCACGGTGTTCGGTCTGATCCTCGGCACCGGGGTCGGCGGCGGCGTCACCGTCGACGGCAAGCTGGTCGTCGGCCACAATGGCCTGCCGGGTGAAGTCGGCCATTTCGGCCTGCCGGCCGAGCTGGTGCAGCGGCACAACCTGCCGGTGCTGGCTTGCGGCTGCGGCCGCACCGGCTGCTACGAGACGCTGCTCTCCGGCCCCGGCATGGGCCGCATCGCCAGACACCTCGCCGGCGAAGACGCCGACTCCGCCGCCATCGTCGCCCGCGCCGCGTCCGGCGACACGGCGATGCGGCAGGTGCTCGAGGTCTGGTTCGATATTCTCGGCGAGCTGATCCACACCATCCAGCTCACCATCGACGCCGATTGCGTAGTGATCGGCGGCGGCCTCTCCAACATCGAAGGCCTCGCTACCGAGCTGTCGCGGGTCTTCGCCCCGAAGATGCTGCCGGGGGTGCGCCAGCCGGCCTTCGCCACCGCCCGCTTCGGCGATGCCAGCGGGGTCCGCGGCGCCGCCATGCTGGTGGCGGGAGCGCGCAAATGA
- a CDS encoding class II D-tagatose-bisphosphate aldolase non-catalytic subunit, producing MRELRDLIARNRKGSGEALPSVCSAHPDVLAASLLLADEWDVPLLIEATSNQVNQFGGYTGMTPPDFIAFVRDIAERSGVDAGRVLFGGDHLGPQAWRDQPAEIAMANARDLVAAYVKAGFTKIHLDCSEGCAGEPAAVGDAVSAARAADLAAVCEAATTDPSSLSYMFGTEVPPPGGARAEEGPVGIAPTEPANARATIRAHHDAFAALGLEQSAWQRAVGLVVQPGLEFAPDHIHRFDIGSPDLLSPVLDGHDGLSFEAHSTDYQYPDVFPALAQRHFAVLKVGPALTFAYRQAIYALDGVASWMAPDADRQAIAPVMEALMQENPKNWAKHYAGDAATLKLLRHFSYADRIRYYWAQPQAVAAVEQLLAALGPNKPAAPLLEQYFAPEVIARAERLEPRSPDWARALIYAEVQTALVPYFACVGVAT from the coding sequence ATGAGGGAGCTCCGCGATCTCATCGCCCGCAACCGCAAGGGCTCGGGCGAAGCCCTGCCCTCGGTCTGCTCCGCCCATCCGGATGTGCTCGCCGCCTCGCTGCTGCTCGCCGACGAGTGGGACGTGCCGCTCCTGATCGAGGCCACCAGTAACCAGGTGAACCAGTTCGGCGGCTATACCGGGATGACCCCGCCGGACTTCATCGCCTTCGTCCGCGACATCGCCGAGCGCAGCGGCGTCGATGCCGGCCGCGTGCTGTTCGGCGGCGATCACCTCGGGCCCCAGGCCTGGCGCGACCAGCCTGCCGAAATCGCCATGGCCAATGCCCGCGACCTCGTCGCCGCCTATGTCAAAGCCGGCTTCACCAAGATCCACCTCGATTGCTCCGAGGGCTGCGCCGGCGAGCCGGCCGCCGTCGGCGATGCGGTGAGCGCCGCACGCGCCGCCGACCTCGCCGCCGTTTGCGAAGCCGCGACCACCGATCCCTCGTCGCTGAGCTACATGTTCGGCACCGAAGTCCCGCCTCCCGGCGGCGCTCGGGCAGAAGAGGGCCCGGTCGGTATCGCCCCGACCGAGCCGGCCAATGCCCGCGCCACCATCAGGGCGCATCATGACGCCTTTGCCGCGCTCGGGCTGGAACAGTCCGCCTGGCAGCGCGCCGTCGGCCTCGTGGTACAACCGGGCCTCGAATTCGCCCCCGACCACATCCACCGCTTCGATATCGGCTCGCCGGACCTGCTGTCGCCGGTGCTCGATGGCCATGACGGGCTGAGCTTCGAGGCGCACTCCACCGACTACCAGTACCCGGACGTGTTCCCGGCCCTGGCGCAGCGCCACTTCGCCGTGCTGAAGGTCGGTCCCGCCCTCACCTTCGCCTATCGCCAGGCGATCTATGCGCTCGACGGCGTCGCAAGCTGGATGGCCCCCGATGCCGACCGCCAAGCCATCGCCCCGGTGATGGAAGCGCTGATGCAGGAGAACCCGAAGAACTGGGCCAAGCACTATGCCGGCGACGCCGCGACGCTGAAACTGCTCCGCCACTTCAGCTACGCCGACCGCATCCGCTACTACTGGGCCCAGCCGCAGGCGGTGGCGGCGGTCGAACAATTGCTGGCGGCGCTGGGCCCGAACAAGCCGGCGGCCCCGCTGCTGGAGCAATACTTCGCGCCGGAGGTGATTGCGCGAGCCGAGCGCCTCGAGCCCCGGTCGCCGGATTGGGCAAGGGCGCTGATCTACGCTGAGGTGCAGACGGCGCTGGTGCCGTATTTCGCGTGTGTCGGGGTGGCGACTTAG
- a CDS encoding threonine ammonia-lyase, with protein sequence MITLSDINTAATRIAPHVRRTPTIEVRALSQPITDAKLSLKLENLQATGSFKARGATNKLLSLPAEALQRGIVTASGGNHGLAVARAAKLAGVRATIYVPENITAAKVEKLKRWGATVEIVGKVWNETNLHALAFAEKHGAAYFHPFADAAVVAGQGTAALELLADVPDLDVVLVAIGGGGLVSGMGVAIKALKPSVKIIGIEPEGSPTLKASLDAGHVVRLKEVTSRIATMSCAETDPAVFDVVRSVVDDVVLLSDDDMLEASRWLWFELGIAADLSGAAAVAALMTGRVSYAAGVSVGALVCGAGPEGVA encoded by the coding sequence ATGATTACCCTCTCCGACATCAACACCGCTGCCACCCGCATCGCTCCCCATGTCCGGCGCACCCCGACCATCGAGGTGCGGGCCCTTTCCCAACCGATCACCGACGCGAAGCTGTCGCTGAAGCTCGAGAACCTGCAGGCCACCGGTTCGTTCAAGGCGCGCGGCGCCACCAACAAGCTGCTGTCGCTGCCGGCCGAGGCGCTGCAGCGCGGCATCGTCACCGCCTCGGGCGGCAATCACGGGCTCGCCGTGGCGCGGGCGGCAAAGCTCGCCGGGGTCAGGGCGACGATCTACGTGCCCGAGAACATCACGGCGGCGAAAGTCGAAAAGCTGAAGCGCTGGGGCGCCACAGTCGAGATCGTCGGCAAGGTCTGGAACGAGACCAACCTCCATGCCCTGGCTTTCGCCGAAAAGCATGGGGCAGCCTATTTCCATCCCTTCGCCGATGCGGCGGTGGTGGCCGGGCAGGGGACCGCAGCGCTGGAACTGCTTGCCGATGTGCCCGACCTCGACGTGGTGTTGGTCGCCATCGGCGGCGGCGGGCTGGTGTCGGGCATGGGCGTCGCCATCAAGGCGCTGAAGCCATCGGTGAAGATCATCGGTATCGAGCCCGAGGGCTCGCCGACGCTCAAAGCCTCGCTCGATGCGGGGCACGTGGTGCGGCTCAAGGAGGTGACGAGCCGTATCGCGACGATGAGCTGCGCCGAGACCGACCCAGCCGTGTTCGACGTGGTGCGCTCGGTGGTCGATGACGTGGTGCTGCTCAGCGACGACGACATGCTGGAAGCCAGCCGCTGGCTGTGGTTCGAACTGGGCATCGCGGCGGATCTGAGCGGCGCCGCGGCGGTGGCGGCGCTGATGACCGGGCGGGTGAGTTATGCGGCCGGGGTCTCGGTCGGCGCGCTGGTGTGCGGGGCTGGGCCGGAGGGGGTGGCTTAG